From a region of the Pongo pygmaeus isolate AG05252 chromosome 5, NHGRI_mPonPyg2-v2.0_pri, whole genome shotgun sequence genome:
- the RMND1 gene encoding required for meiotic nuclear division protein 1 homolog isoform X3, which produces MPATLLRAVAGSHRVLSKAHQCRRIGHLMLKPLKEFENTTCSTLAIRQNLDLFLPDKTAGGLNKSQILEMNQKKSDTSMLSPLNAAHYQDEKAHLPTMKSFGTHRRVTHKPNLLDSKWFIKILKRHFSSVSTETLVPKQDFPQMKRPLKASRTRQPSRTNLPVVSVNEDLMHCTAFATADEYHLGNLSQDLASHGYVEVTSLPRDAANILVMGVENSAKEGDPGTIFFFREGAAVFWNVKDKTMKHVMKVLEKHEIQPYEIALVHWENEELNYIKIEGQSKLHRGEIKLNSELDLDDAILEKFAFSNALCLSVKLAIWEASLDKFIESIQSIPEALKAGKKVKLSHEEVMQKIGELFALRHRINLSSDFLITPDFYWDRENLEGLYDKTCQFLSIGRRVKSLQFFVSKDLLILALQTR; this is translated from the exons ATGCCAGCCACACTCCTCAGAGCCGTGGCTGGATCTCATCGTGTATTATCAAAAGCACATCAGTGCCGAAGAATCGGTCATCTAATGTTAAAACCACTTAAGGAATTTGAAAATACAACATGCAGCACACTGGCAATACGTCAAAACTTGGATTTGTTCCTTCCTGATAAAACAGCTGGTGGTTTGAATAAGTCTCAGATCCTGGAAATGAACCAAAAAAAGTCAGATACAAGCATGCTGTCTCCATTAAATGCTGCTCATTATCAAGATGAAAAGGCACACCTTCCAACCATGAAATCCTTTGGTACTCACAGGAGAGTGACCCACAAACCAAATCTATTGGATTCTAAatggtttataaaaatattaaagaggcATTTCTCATCTGTATCAACGGAAACACTTGTTCCAAAACAAGACTTCCCACAGATGAAGAGACCACTAAAAGCATCCAGGACCAGACAGCCATCCAGGACCAACCTTCCAGTTGTATCTGTGAACGAG GACCTAATGCACTGCACAGCATTTGCAACGGCAGATGAGTATCATCTGGGAAATCTGTCTCAAGATCTGGCCTCCCACGGATATGTTGAAGTAACAAGCTTGCCTAGAG ATGCAGCAAATATTTTGGTGATGGGTGTGGAGAATTCTGCAAAAGAAGGTGATCCTGGAACAATATTCTTCTTCAG ggaaGGAGCTGCTGTGTTTTGGAATGTGAAAGACAAAACT atGAAGCATGTGATGAAAGTTCTAGAAAAACATGAAATTCAGCCCTATGAAATCGCACTGGTACACTGGGAAAATGAAGAACTTAACTACATAAAAATAGA GGGACAGTCAAAACTTCACAGGGGGGAAATAAAGTTAAATTCAGAGCTGGATTTAGATGATGCCATTCTAGAGAAGTTTGCTTTCTCCAATGCTCTATGCCTTTCTG taaAACTGGCAATTTGGGAAGCATCACTGGATAAATTTATTGAATCTATTCAGTCAATTCCTGAG GCTTTAAAAGCTGGGAAGAAAGTGAAACTATCTCATGAAGAAGTTATGCAGAAAATCGGTGAACTCTTTGCCCTAAG gCACCGTATAAACTTGAGTTCAGACTTCTTGATTACTCCTGATTTCTACTGGGACAGAGAAAACCTGGAAGGACTTTATGATAAAACATGTCAATTCCTTAGCATTGGCCGAAGAGTTAAG TCACTTCAATTTTTTGTGTCAAAGGATCTTCTGATATTAGCTCTACAGACTAGATAA
- the RMND1 gene encoding required for meiotic nuclear division protein 1 homolog isoform X2: MPATLLRAVAGSHRVLSKAHQCRRIGHLMLKPLKEFENTTCSTLAIRQNLDLFLPDKTAGGLNKSQILEMNQKKSDTSMLSPLNAAHYQDEKAHLPTMKSFGTHRRVTHKPNLLDSKWFIKILKRHFSSVSTETLVPKQDFPQMKRPLKASRTRQPSRTNLPVVSVNEDLMHCTAFATADEYHLGNLSQDLASHGYVEVTSLPRDAANILVMGVENSAKEGDPGTIFFFREGAAVFWNVKDKTMKHVMKVLEKHEIQPYEIALVHWENEELNYIKIEGQSKLHRGEIKLNSELDLDDAILEKFAFSNALCLSVKLAIWEASLDKFIESIQSIPEALKAGKKVKLSHEEVMQKIGELFALRHRINLSSDFLITPDFYWDRENLEGLYDKTCQFLSIGRRVKVRSLAWPKVKMLIPLWRLRVESISSPFPVTGGHPYSLLMAPSSI, translated from the exons ATGCCAGCCACACTCCTCAGAGCCGTGGCTGGATCTCATCGTGTATTATCAAAAGCACATCAGTGCCGAAGAATCGGTCATCTAATGTTAAAACCACTTAAGGAATTTGAAAATACAACATGCAGCACACTGGCAATACGTCAAAACTTGGATTTGTTCCTTCCTGATAAAACAGCTGGTGGTTTGAATAAGTCTCAGATCCTGGAAATGAACCAAAAAAAGTCAGATACAAGCATGCTGTCTCCATTAAATGCTGCTCATTATCAAGATGAAAAGGCACACCTTCCAACCATGAAATCCTTTGGTACTCACAGGAGAGTGACCCACAAACCAAATCTATTGGATTCTAAatggtttataaaaatattaaagaggcATTTCTCATCTGTATCAACGGAAACACTTGTTCCAAAACAAGACTTCCCACAGATGAAGAGACCACTAAAAGCATCCAGGACCAGACAGCCATCCAGGACCAACCTTCCAGTTGTATCTGTGAACGAG GACCTAATGCACTGCACAGCATTTGCAACGGCAGATGAGTATCATCTGGGAAATCTGTCTCAAGATCTGGCCTCCCACGGATATGTTGAAGTAACAAGCTTGCCTAGAG ATGCAGCAAATATTTTGGTGATGGGTGTGGAGAATTCTGCAAAAGAAGGTGATCCTGGAACAATATTCTTCTTCAG ggaaGGAGCTGCTGTGTTTTGGAATGTGAAAGACAAAACT atGAAGCATGTGATGAAAGTTCTAGAAAAACATGAAATTCAGCCCTATGAAATCGCACTGGTACACTGGGAAAATGAAGAACTTAACTACATAAAAATAGA GGGACAGTCAAAACTTCACAGGGGGGAAATAAAGTTAAATTCAGAGCTGGATTTAGATGATGCCATTCTAGAGAAGTTTGCTTTCTCCAATGCTCTATGCCTTTCTG taaAACTGGCAATTTGGGAAGCATCACTGGATAAATTTATTGAATCTATTCAGTCAATTCCTGAG GCTTTAAAAGCTGGGAAGAAAGTGAAACTATCTCATGAAGAAGTTATGCAGAAAATCGGTGAACTCTTTGCCCTAAG gCACCGTATAAACTTGAGTTCAGACTTCTTGATTACTCCTGATTTCTACTGGGACAGAGAAAACCTGGAAGGACTTTATGATAAAACATGTCAATTCCTTAGCATTGGCCGAAGAGTTAAG